A single genomic interval of Corvus hawaiiensis isolate bCorHaw1 chromosome 5, bCorHaw1.pri.cur, whole genome shotgun sequence harbors:
- the SLC9B2 gene encoding sodium/hydrogen exchanger 9B2 isoform X2 has translation MIKEDVNDREDSEPSVCERNGMIPMHELSEGPTADAKGTDGNIQTEETALLNHCIQQPPEPTAGSSIPARTWRQIFACPPQGLLAQTVTNVAFVVLVWAVVWSITGAECLPGGNLFGILFLYFFAVIGGKIFGFIKIRTLPPLPALLGMLLAGFLIQNTPFISDFVQINLRWSAALRNIALSIILTRAGLGLDPKALQKLKAVCLRLAFGPCLSETCTAAVLAYLFLHLPWQWGFILGFVLGAVSPAVVVPSMLILQAGGYGVEKGVPTLLMAAGSIDDILAITGFNTCLGMAFSSGSTLYNVLRGVLEVAVGIAAGGILGMFIRYFPSHDQASLAWKRSYFVLGLSMFAVFGSIYFGFPGSGGLCTLVLAFVAGVGWSDEKREIEKIVAVAWNIFQPFLFGLIGAEVSVTSLRPETVGLCVAILGIALVVRIIATFLMVSFAGFNFKEKVFVSLAWIPKATVQAAIGSLALDTARRHQDEQLEKYGMDVLTVAFLAILITAPIGALVIGLAGPRLLQKAQTNSKEDEESAEVGEEAEACEPS, from the exons ATGATAAAGGAAGATGTAAATGACCGTGAAGATTCTGAACCATCAGTATGTGAGAGAAATGGCATGATTCCCATGCATGAGCTAAGTGAG GGACCAACAGCAGATGCCAAAGGTACTGATGGGAATAtacaaacagaagaaactgCTCTCTTGAACCACTGCATTCAGCAACCTCCAGAACCAACAGCAGGGTCTTCAATACCTGCAAGAACATGGAGGCAAATATTTGCTTGTCCTCCTCAGGGTTTACTTGCCCAAACAGTGACAAATG ttGCATTCGTGGTCCTGGTTTGGGCTGTGGTTTGGTCCATAACTGGGGCTGAGTGTCTCCCAGGTGGAAATCTATTTGgaattctgtttctttatttctttgctgtcaTTGGAGGTAAAATTTTTGGATTCATTAAAATACGAACActgccccctctccctgctcttctgG GGATGCTGCTTGCTGGTTTCCTAATCCAAAATACTCCATTCATCAGTGACTTTGTCCAGATAAACCTACGCTGGTCTGCAGCACTGAGGAATATTGCTCTTTCCATTATCTTGACCCGAGCAGGACTTGGCCTCGATCCAAAG GCTCTTCAGAAGCTCAAAGCCGTCTGTTTACGGCTTGCTTTCGGACCGTGCCTCTCAGAAACATGCACAGCTGCTGTCCTTGCCTACTTGTTCCTGCATTTGCCATGGCAGTGGGGATTTATATTAGG ttttgttctaGGTGCAGTCTCCCCTGCTGTGGTGGTTCCCTCCATGCTGATTTTACAAGCTGGGGGATACGGGGTGGAGAAAGGTGTCCCAACTTTGCTAATGGCAGCTGGCAGCATTGATGACATTCTGGCTATCACAGGCTTCAACACTTGCCTTGGGATGGCTTTCTCCTCTG GTTCTACTCTGTACAATGTGCTCCGTGGAGTCCTGGAGGTTGCTGTTGGCATAGCAGCTgggggaattctgggaatgttTATTCGATATTTCCCAAGCCATGATCAG GCATCTTTGGCATGGAAGAGATCATATTTTGTACTTGGACTGTCCATGTTTGCTGTTTTTGGCAGCATCTACTTTGGCTTCCCTGGATCAGGAGGGCTCTGCACATTAGTCTTGGCTTTTGTCGCAGGTGTGGGATGGTCTGATGAAAAG agggaaatagaaaaaattGTGGCAGTTGCATGGAATATCTTTcaaccttttctttttggtttaaTTGGAGCAGAAGTATCTGTTACATCTCTTAGGCCTGAAACCGTTG GGCTCTGTGTTGCTATATTAGGCATTGCCCTAGTTGTGCGAATAATAGCAACGTTCCTGATGGTGTCTTTCGCTGGGTTTAATTTCAAGGAGAAGGTATTTGTCTCACTGGCATGGATTCCCAAAGCCACTGTCCAG GCTGCAATAGGTTCTCTTGCCCTGGATACAGCAAGACGACATCAAGATGAGCAACTGGAAAAGTATGGAATGGATGTACTGACAGTAGCTTTCTTGGCTATCTTGATCACTGCTCCAATTGGAGCCCTGGTTATTGGCTTGGCAGGGCCCAGACTTTTGCAGAAGGCTCAGACAAATAGCAAGGAGGATGAGGAAagtgctgaggttggagaagaGGCAGAGGCCTGTGAACCTTCCTAA
- the SLC9B2 gene encoding sodium/hydrogen exchanger 9B2 isoform X1: protein MIKEDVNDREDSEPSVCERNGMIPMHELSEQGPTADAKGTDGNIQTEETALLNHCIQQPPEPTAGSSIPARTWRQIFACPPQGLLAQTVTNVAFVVLVWAVVWSITGAECLPGGNLFGILFLYFFAVIGGKIFGFIKIRTLPPLPALLGMLLAGFLIQNTPFISDFVQINLRWSAALRNIALSIILTRAGLGLDPKALQKLKAVCLRLAFGPCLSETCTAAVLAYLFLHLPWQWGFILGFVLGAVSPAVVVPSMLILQAGGYGVEKGVPTLLMAAGSIDDILAITGFNTCLGMAFSSGSTLYNVLRGVLEVAVGIAAGGILGMFIRYFPSHDQASLAWKRSYFVLGLSMFAVFGSIYFGFPGSGGLCTLVLAFVAGVGWSDEKREIEKIVAVAWNIFQPFLFGLIGAEVSVTSLRPETVGLCVAILGIALVVRIIATFLMVSFAGFNFKEKVFVSLAWIPKATVQAAIGSLALDTARRHQDEQLEKYGMDVLTVAFLAILITAPIGALVIGLAGPRLLQKAQTNSKEDEESAEVGEEAEACEPS, encoded by the exons ATGATAAAGGAAGATGTAAATGACCGTGAAGATTCTGAACCATCAGTATGTGAGAGAAATGGCATGATTCCCATGCATGAGCTAAGTGAG CAGGGACCAACAGCAGATGCCAAAGGTACTGATGGGAATAtacaaacagaagaaactgCTCTCTTGAACCACTGCATTCAGCAACCTCCAGAACCAACAGCAGGGTCTTCAATACCTGCAAGAACATGGAGGCAAATATTTGCTTGTCCTCCTCAGGGTTTACTTGCCCAAACAGTGACAAATG ttGCATTCGTGGTCCTGGTTTGGGCTGTGGTTTGGTCCATAACTGGGGCTGAGTGTCTCCCAGGTGGAAATCTATTTGgaattctgtttctttatttctttgctgtcaTTGGAGGTAAAATTTTTGGATTCATTAAAATACGAACActgccccctctccctgctcttctgG GGATGCTGCTTGCTGGTTTCCTAATCCAAAATACTCCATTCATCAGTGACTTTGTCCAGATAAACCTACGCTGGTCTGCAGCACTGAGGAATATTGCTCTTTCCATTATCTTGACCCGAGCAGGACTTGGCCTCGATCCAAAG GCTCTTCAGAAGCTCAAAGCCGTCTGTTTACGGCTTGCTTTCGGACCGTGCCTCTCAGAAACATGCACAGCTGCTGTCCTTGCCTACTTGTTCCTGCATTTGCCATGGCAGTGGGGATTTATATTAGG ttttgttctaGGTGCAGTCTCCCCTGCTGTGGTGGTTCCCTCCATGCTGATTTTACAAGCTGGGGGATACGGGGTGGAGAAAGGTGTCCCAACTTTGCTAATGGCAGCTGGCAGCATTGATGACATTCTGGCTATCACAGGCTTCAACACTTGCCTTGGGATGGCTTTCTCCTCTG GTTCTACTCTGTACAATGTGCTCCGTGGAGTCCTGGAGGTTGCTGTTGGCATAGCAGCTgggggaattctgggaatgttTATTCGATATTTCCCAAGCCATGATCAG GCATCTTTGGCATGGAAGAGATCATATTTTGTACTTGGACTGTCCATGTTTGCTGTTTTTGGCAGCATCTACTTTGGCTTCCCTGGATCAGGAGGGCTCTGCACATTAGTCTTGGCTTTTGTCGCAGGTGTGGGATGGTCTGATGAAAAG agggaaatagaaaaaattGTGGCAGTTGCATGGAATATCTTTcaaccttttctttttggtttaaTTGGAGCAGAAGTATCTGTTACATCTCTTAGGCCTGAAACCGTTG GGCTCTGTGTTGCTATATTAGGCATTGCCCTAGTTGTGCGAATAATAGCAACGTTCCTGATGGTGTCTTTCGCTGGGTTTAATTTCAAGGAGAAGGTATTTGTCTCACTGGCATGGATTCCCAAAGCCACTGTCCAG GCTGCAATAGGTTCTCTTGCCCTGGATACAGCAAGACGACATCAAGATGAGCAACTGGAAAAGTATGGAATGGATGTACTGACAGTAGCTTTCTTGGCTATCTTGATCACTGCTCCAATTGGAGCCCTGGTTATTGGCTTGGCAGGGCCCAGACTTTTGCAGAAGGCTCAGACAAATAGCAAGGAGGATGAGGAAagtgctgaggttggagaagaGGCAGAGGCCTGTGAACCTTCCTAA